In Firmicutes bacterium ASF500, a single genomic region encodes these proteins:
- the rimO gene encoding Ribosomal protein S12 methylthiotransferase RimO: MPYKIAFISLGCAKNLVNTEQMMALCREAGHIVTGDPEGADVAVLNTCGFIESAKSEAIDNIIQLGELKQAGKLKKLLVAGCLSQRYPGDIRAELPEADGLLGTGSYADVVSAVEELMTGERPEYFGDIHRTYEDGARLVTTPPYTAYLKIAEGCSNGCAFCIIPRLRGKYRSRSMEALLAEARKLADSGVKELIVIAQDITRYGLDLEPRTSLAQLVRELCGLDFHWIRLHYLYPEAVTDDLIQVIASEPKVLHYLDIPIQHCNDGILEKMRRRNTKAELEELFDKLRAAMPDVVIRTSLICGLPGEGEAEFEELCGFLWEQKLQRVGVFQFSPEEGTLAAGMEDQVDPDAAARRVELVVDLQSRIMDGYNEERLGTVMEVLCEGFDSEAGCYAGRTYADSVDIDGRVLFTAAGLVPAGEFVNVRITGVSDGDLTGEIEE, translated from the coding sequence ATGCCATATAAAATCGCGTTTATCTCTCTTGGCTGTGCCAAGAACCTGGTGAACACCGAGCAGATGATGGCGCTCTGCCGGGAGGCGGGGCACATTGTCACCGGAGACCCGGAGGGGGCGGACGTGGCGGTGCTGAACACCTGCGGGTTCATCGAGTCGGCCAAGAGCGAGGCCATTGACAACATCATCCAGCTGGGGGAGCTGAAGCAGGCGGGGAAGCTGAAAAAGCTCCTGGTGGCCGGCTGTCTCAGCCAGCGGTATCCCGGGGACATCCGGGCCGAGCTGCCCGAGGCGGACGGCCTGCTGGGCACGGGGAGCTACGCCGACGTGGTGTCCGCTGTGGAAGAGCTGATGACGGGGGAGAGGCCGGAATATTTCGGCGACATCCACCGTACCTATGAGGACGGGGCGCGGCTGGTGACCACCCCGCCCTACACCGCCTACCTGAAAATCGCCGAGGGGTGCTCCAACGGCTGTGCCTTCTGCATCATCCCCAGACTGCGGGGGAAGTACCGCAGCCGGTCCATGGAGGCCCTGCTGGCCGAGGCGAGGAAGCTGGCCGATTCCGGGGTGAAGGAGCTCATTGTCATCGCCCAGGACATCACCCGGTACGGCCTGGACCTGGAGCCCAGGACCTCCCTGGCCCAGCTGGTGAGGGAGCTTTGCGGGCTGGACTTCCACTGGATTCGCCTCCACTACCTGTACCCCGAGGCCGTCACCGACGATCTGATTCAGGTGATCGCCTCGGAGCCCAAGGTGCTCCACTACCTGGACATCCCCATTCAGCACTGCAACGACGGAATTTTGGAAAAAATGCGCCGCCGGAACACCAAGGCGGAGCTGGAGGAGCTTTTCGACAAGCTCCGGGCCGCTATGCCCGACGTGGTTATCCGCACCTCCCTCATCTGCGGCCTGCCCGGCGAGGGGGAGGCGGAGTTCGAGGAGCTGTGCGGCTTCCTGTGGGAGCAGAAGCTCCAGCGGGTTGGGGTGTTTCAGTTCTCCCCGGAGGAGGGCACCCTGGCCGCCGGAATGGAGGACCAGGTGGACCCGGACGCGGCCGCCCGGCGGGTAGAGCTGGTGGTGGACCTCCAGTCCCGGATTATGGACGGTTACAACGAGGAGCGTCTGGGCACGGTGATGGAGGTCCTGTGTGAGGGCTTCGACAGTGAGGCGGGCTGCTATGCCGGCCGCACCTACGCCGACTCGGTGGACATCGACGGCCGGGTGCTCTTCACCGCCGCCGGGCTGGTCCCCGCGGGAGAATTTGTCAACGTGCGCATCACCGGCGTCTCTGACGGAGACCTGACCGGAGAAATTGAGGAATAA
- the ymdB_2 gene encoding O-acetyl-ADP-ribose deacetylase yields the protein MNQILVTQGDITRLDVECIVNAANRSLLGGGGVDGAIHRAAGPGLLAECRTLHGCETGEAKITKGYDLKAGYVIHTVGPIYSGTAQDERLLASCYRNSLELARSHDIHSIAFPAISTGVYGYPLEEAVPIAVETVRAWLAGHQDYPMTVVLCCFNRRAYDLYRRAVNEP from the coding sequence ATGAATCAGATTTTAGTGACCCAGGGGGACATCACCCGGCTGGATGTGGAGTGTATCGTCAACGCGGCCAACAGGAGCCTGCTGGGCGGCGGCGGGGTAGACGGCGCCATCCACCGTGCCGCCGGTCCGGGCCTGCTGGCGGAGTGCCGGACGCTCCATGGCTGTGAGACAGGAGAGGCCAAAATTACCAAGGGCTATGACCTGAAGGCGGGTTATGTGATCCATACAGTGGGTCCGATCTACTCCGGAACAGCCCAGGATGAGAGGCTGCTAGCCAGCTGCTACCGGAACAGCTTGGAACTGGCCCGGTCCCACGACATCCACAGCATTGCCTTCCCCGCCATCTCCACCGGCGTCTACGGCTATCCCCTGGAGGAGGCCGTCCCCATCGCGGTTGAAACGGTACGGGCCTGGCTGGCCGGACACCAGGACTACCCTATGACCGTGGTCCTGTGCTGCTTTAACCGGCGGGCTTATGACCTGTACCGGCGTGCGGTAAACGAGCCCTGA
- the tmk gene encoding Thymidylate kinase yields the protein MQGQFFALEGIDGSGKSTQLQLLARRLEAAGVPCLTTCEPTAGPIGKLLRQVLTGQVTCDSRVVAPLFAADRLDHLLNKETGLCQAVDRGMVVLSDRYYFSSYAYQSVDLPLEWVIEANRPCAGLLRPTATLFIDVSPELALERIARNRESAELFETKDRLTRTRAQYFKAFALERDRERVVIISGDRDIEAVAGDIWEAVSTLLPSGA from the coding sequence ATGCAAGGCCAATTCTTCGCCCTGGAGGGCATCGACGGCAGCGGAAAATCCACCCAGCTCCAGCTGCTGGCCCGGCGGCTGGAGGCGGCGGGCGTCCCCTGTCTGACCACCTGCGAGCCCACGGCTGGCCCCATCGGGAAACTGCTGCGCCAGGTGCTCACCGGGCAGGTAACATGCGACAGCCGGGTGGTGGCCCCACTCTTCGCCGCCGACCGGCTGGACCATCTCCTCAACAAGGAGACCGGCCTGTGCCAGGCGGTGGACCGGGGGATGGTTGTGCTGTCCGACCGGTACTACTTCTCCTCCTACGCCTATCAGAGCGTGGACCTGCCCCTGGAGTGGGTCATTGAGGCCAACCGCCCCTGCGCCGGCCTTCTGCGGCCCACGGCCACCCTGTTCATCGACGTGTCCCCGGAGCTGGCCCTGGAGCGCATCGCCCGAAATCGGGAGAGCGCCGAGCTGTTCGAGACAAAAGACCGGCTCACCCGCACCCGGGCGCAGTACTTCAAGGCCTTTGCCCTGGAGCGGGACCGGGAGCGGGTGGTAATCATCTCCGGGGACCGGGACATCGAGGCCGTCGCCGGGGACATCTGGGAGGCGGTAAGCACCCTCCTGCCCTCCGGCGCATAG
- the alaS_2 gene encoding Alanine--tRNA ligase yields the protein MTEKLYEQDAFLVKFEANVLSCVKGKKGFDIILDRTAFYPEGGGQPYDTGRLELPGVRDKVKVLEVHNREGEIVHTCNHPLEAGTAVTGVIDWDRRFDLMQQHSGEHIVSGLAHYLWGCENVGFHMGAEVITIDFDRPLTEEQFAQLERTANWHLWQVNEPAEITYPSPQELENIHYRSKKELTGQVRIVTFPGADCCACCGTHVRYPAQVGLVKLLSMQKLREGVRIELVCGGRAFRYLDRALEQNIQVSRLLSAKVFETGAAVERLLRENESLKSRLLALEEGRFAALAEQYRQAGDVLLFEAGLSPDGLRRLCDAVLHACGGRCACFSGDDSLGYKYAAGQLNGDLRGLVKELNQALNGRGGGKPDFVQGGVQAKREEIEAFFAAL from the coding sequence ATGACAGAAAAATTATACGAACAGGACGCCTTTCTGGTCAAATTTGAGGCAAATGTCCTCTCCTGTGTCAAGGGCAAAAAGGGCTTTGACATAATCCTCGACCGCACCGCCTTCTACCCCGAGGGGGGCGGCCAGCCCTATGACACTGGGCGGCTGGAGCTCCCCGGCGTCCGGGACAAGGTGAAGGTACTGGAGGTCCACAATCGGGAGGGCGAAATCGTCCACACCTGCAACCACCCCCTGGAGGCGGGGACGGCGGTCACCGGCGTCATCGACTGGGACCGGCGGTTTGACCTGATGCAGCAACACTCCGGGGAGCATATCGTCTCCGGGCTGGCCCACTATCTGTGGGGCTGTGAGAATGTGGGCTTCCATATGGGGGCGGAGGTCATTACCATCGACTTCGACCGCCCTCTCACCGAGGAACAGTTTGCCCAGCTGGAGCGGACGGCCAACTGGCACCTCTGGCAGGTCAACGAACCGGCGGAGATCACCTACCCCTCCCCCCAGGAGCTGGAGAACATCCACTACCGGAGCAAAAAGGAGCTCACCGGACAGGTGCGCATTGTGACGTTCCCCGGGGCGGACTGCTGCGCCTGCTGCGGCACCCATGTGCGGTACCCCGCCCAGGTGGGGCTGGTGAAGCTGCTGTCCATGCAGAAGCTCCGGGAGGGCGTCCGCATTGAGCTGGTGTGTGGCGGACGGGCTTTCCGCTATCTGGACCGGGCGCTGGAGCAAAACATCCAGGTCTCCCGCCTGCTGTCCGCCAAGGTCTTTGAGACGGGGGCGGCAGTGGAGCGGCTGCTGAGGGAGAATGAGTCCCTCAAGTCCCGGCTGCTGGCCCTGGAGGAGGGCCGCTTCGCCGCCCTGGCGGAGCAGTACCGTCAGGCCGGAGACGTGCTCCTCTTTGAGGCCGGCCTCTCCCCCGACGGACTGCGCCGACTGTGCGACGCAGTGCTCCACGCCTGCGGCGGGCGGTGCGCCTGCTTCTCTGGAGATGATTCCTTGGGGTATAAATACGCCGCCGGTCAACTTAACGGAGACCTTCGGGGCCTGGTAAAGGAGCTGAACCAGGCCCTGAACGGCCGGGGCGGCGGCAAGCCGGACTTTGTCCAGGGCGGCGTTCAGGCAAAACGAGAAGAGATCGAGGCGTTTTTCGCCGCTCTGTAG
- the pgsA gene encoding CDP-diacylglycerol--glycerol-3-phosphate 3-phosphatidyltransferase, which yields MNTANKLTILRVVMIPAFLLVLYLDVPYANYWALAIFAAASITDTLDGYIARHYNQITDFGKFMDPLADKCLVTAAMLWFVEVGQMPAWALLIVIVREFAVSGLRMVAADKGRVIAAGWSGKVKTAATMVCVLLMLLPLPEIVSQIGTAVIVLTTIYSGVEYFMKNADILTEAG from the coding sequence ATGAATACCGCAAACAAGCTGACCATCCTGCGGGTGGTGATGATTCCCGCCTTCCTGCTGGTGCTGTACCTGGATGTGCCCTATGCCAACTACTGGGCCCTGGCCATCTTCGCCGCCGCCAGTATCACCGACACGCTGGACGGCTACATCGCCCGGCACTACAACCAGATCACCGACTTCGGCAAATTTATGGACCCGCTGGCCGACAAGTGCCTGGTCACCGCCGCCATGCTGTGGTTCGTGGAGGTGGGGCAGATGCCCGCCTGGGCCCTGCTCATCGTGATCGTCCGGGAGTTCGCCGTCTCGGGCCTGCGGATGGTGGCCGCCGACAAGGGGCGGGTCATCGCCGCCGGCTGGTCGGGCAAGGTGAAGACCGCCGCCACTATGGTGTGCGTCCTCCTGATGCTGCTGCCGCTGCCGGAGATCGTGAGCCAGATCGGCACGGCGGTGATCGTGCTGACCACCATCTACTCCGGCGTGGAGTACTTTATGAAAAACGCGGATATTTTGACTGAGGCAGGGTGA